Genomic window (Rathayibacter sp. VKM Ac-2760):
AGCGTGGGGAGCGGAGCACCGTCACCGTGGCGACCGTGTCCACGCGGGCGGCGGAAAGGATCTCGGCGCCGCGACCCCGCGCCGTGAGCAGGCGGCCGGTGGCCGAGGCCGTCAGCAGGTGCGCGCAGGCGCGGCGGAGCCCCTCGTAGGAGGAGGAGGCGACCGCCGCCTCGGGCGAGACGTGGTCGATGCCGAGGCCGATCAGGGCGTCGATCAGGGACCCTGCGGCGAGCTGGTCCTCCACGGCGAAGCGCTGCTCCCCCGCCGCGTCGACGTCACCGGCCGCGACGACGTTCACGCTCGTGCGGCCGCCGTTCTCGTGCTGGCGCTCGAGGATCCAGCGGGCCACCGCGGTGCGGTCGGCGAGTCCGGCGCGGACGACGTGGCCGTCGACGGCATCGAGGTCGAGCTCGGGCGCGTCCGCGGGCTCGGCGGCGGGGAGCGCGTCGACCAGCACGGTGATGTGCGCAGGTGCGAGGGCGCGGAGGCCGCGGGAGCCCCAGTCGAAGCGGATCTGGTACGCGGCCTGGTCGAAGGCGGACCGGTCGGGAGCGGGGAGCGCGGCGTTCACTCCTCCACGGTACCGAGCGGCGCGGACCCGTTCCGGCGCAGACCCCTTCCGGCGCGGACCCCTCCCGGCGCATACACGCCCGCGGCCCGGCGCGCACCCGGTCGCCGTGCGGGCGCGACCCGGAGGAGGATGGTGCGCGTGAAGGTGATGCTCAAGCACGTGCTCGACACCGATGCCGACTCCGCCTGGCGCGCCCTGCAGAGTCCGGCCGTGTTCCGCGAGGTGATGTCCCCGTTCCTGACCGCCGCGTCGCTCGACGAGGGCGGCTTCCGGCCGACCTGGGGCCTCGGGCCGCACGACGTCGCGATGGACGCCCTCGGGATCGTGCCGATGGGCGCGCAGGAGATCGACCTCTCCTACCGCCGCGTGCCGTCGATGCCCGACGTGCGGATCCTCCGCGACAACGGCGCTCCGCTCTCCGGGGCGCTGCGACTGATCACCGCGTGGGACCACCGGATGGCCGTCGCCCCGCTCGCCGACGGGCGCACGCTCTTCCGCGACCGCCTCGAGTTCAGCGCCGGGCTCGCCTCCCCGGCGCTCTGGCCGTCGATGTGGGCGTTCTGGCAGTGGCGCGGCATCCGCATCCGCGCCCTCGCGCCGACCTGGCGCCACGACGTCGGCGCCGATACCCGCCCCCGAGGGGAGGTCGCGCCGTGAGCCCCGACGGATCCGCCGAGGAGGCGGTCGAGCTCTCCCGCGCGGATCTGCTGCGCTTCCGCTGGCCGTCCGGAGAGGAGGAGGACGCCGACGAGGAGGACACCGTCTCGCCGCGCCGCCGCCTCGCCTCCGCGATCGAGGTCGCCGACTGGCGCCGCCACGTGCAGGCGCTCTACGCCGAGGTCCGCCGGCTGTCCAACATCGACCTGCTCGCCGCGCACGGCTCGTGGATCCGCGGGCGGAACGCGCTGTTCGCCCGCCACCCCGCGACTCCGCTGCTCCCGGTCGACCGGGCGAACTTCCGCTCGCTGCCGGTCGCGCCCTACGACGCGTCCTGGCGGTTCGAGCTCGAGGTCGAGCCGGCCGAGGAGGCTCGTCGGATGGACGTGGAGACCGGCACGGACGGCACGGTGCCGTTCGAGCTCGTGGGCACGGTCGACGTGCCCCGGGCCGGCACGCTCGACGTCTGGCGGCTCGGCTCCTACGGCGGCGGGCTCTTCCTGCCGATCAAGGACGCGCTGGCCGGCACGCCCGGCGGCACCTACGGCGGAGGGCGCTACCTGCTCGACACCGTGAAGGGCGCCGACCTCGGCACCGGCGCGACGCCCTCGACGCTCGTGCTCGACTTCAACTTCGCCTACAACCCCTCCTGCGCCTACGACCCGGCCTGGGCCTGCCCGCTCGCGCAGGCCGGGAACACGCTGCCGGTCGAGGTGCCGGTGGGCGAGCGCTACAAGGGCTGACGGGGCAGGTCTCGATACGCCGCTGCGCGGCTACTCGACCAGCATGGATCGCCCGGCCCCTGCATGCTGATCGAGTAGCCCTCGAAGAGGGCGTATCGAGATCCCGCCCGCTCGATCCTGACCGTTCTCGGAGGCTCCGCCGATAGCCTCCGGGCGGCGCGCACCGGCGCCGGAAAGCAGGAATCAGCATGCCCCGACCCGTCCTCCTCGTCACCGGGACCTCGAGCGGCATCGGCCGCGCGACCGCCGTCGAAGCGGCCCGCTCGGGCTGGCAGGTGGTCGCGACGGTCCGCGACGTGGAGCACGCCGACGGACTCCGCGAGGCGATCGGCGGGGCGGGCGTCGAGCTCGACGTGCAGCAGCTCGACGTCACGGAGGCGGACTCGGTCGTCGCCTGCCTCGACCGCGTCCAGTCCGTGCACGGCGGCCTCGACGTCCTGGTGAACAACGCCGGAGCCGGCCACGTCGGCATCACCGAGCTCGAGGACCCGGCCGAGCTGCGGCGCGTGATGGAGGTCAACTTCTTCGGCACCGTCGCCGTGACCCGCGCCGCCCTGCCGCTGCTGCGCTCCTCCCGCGGCCGGATCGTGACGATCTCGAGCGTCGGCGGCGCGGTCGGCCAGCCGTTCAACGAGGACTACTGCGCGGCGAAGTTCGCGGTCGAGGGCTTCTTCGAGGCGCTCGCGCCCGTCGCCGCGGCGGTCGGCGTGCACGTCTCGCTGATCGAGCCGGGGGCTGTGCGCAGCAGCTTCGTCGAGAACGTCGGCATCGACGCCTCCGCCCTGATGGCCGAGGCCGGCCCGTACGCCAGCGCGCTCGGCGCCTATCTCGACCGGACGGCCTCGGCGTTCTCCTCCAGCCACGCCCAGGAGCCGGAGGAGGTCGCCGCCGTCGTCCTGCAGACCCTGCGCGACCCCGAGCCGCCCTTCCGGGTGCAGACCTCGGACTGGGCGCGCGAGTTCGTCGGCCTCAAGCTGGCCGACGTGGACGGCTCCCGCGTGCAGTCGACCATGCGGGGATGGATCGGCACCCACTAGGGTGGGAGGGTGCGAGCGCGACGACTGCGCTCCCCCGCGTCGTAGAACGCCCATTTTCCGCCGGAGTTCCGTTCAGGTTCCCGGCCATCTGGCGCACGTGCATGAGGCCCCCGGCCGCGCGCACCGCTTCTGACGGCGAACGGATGTGACCACCGTCACCTTCGCCCGAACAGCCGATCACCCGCGCCCGGCCACCCGCCTGCGCTGTCAGATCGGCATGATGCCCGAAAGGCACCATCCATGTCGACCATCCCCACCTTCGCCGCCCTCGGCGTCCCCGCACCCCTCGTCACCGCCCTGACCGCGAACGGCATCACCGAGCCGTTCCCCATCCAGGTGGACACGCTCCCCGACACCCTGAACGGCCGCGACGTGCTCGGCCGCGGCAAGACCGGCTCGGGCAAGACCCTCGCCTTCGCCATCCCGATGGTCGCCC
Coding sequences:
- a CDS encoding 2-phosphosulfolactate phosphatase, yielding MNAALPAPDRSAFDQAAYQIRFDWGSRGLRALAPAHITVLVDALPAAEPADAPELDLDAVDGHVVRAGLADRTAVARWILERQHENGGRTSVNVVAAGDVDAAGEQRFAVEDQLAAGSLIDALIGLGIDHVSPEAAVASSSYEGLRRACAHLLTASATGRLLTARGRGAEILSAARVDTVATVTVLRSPR
- a CDS encoding DUF1684 domain-containing protein, translating into MEVADWRRHVQALYAEVRRLSNIDLLAAHGSWIRGRNALFARHPATPLLPVDRANFRSLPVAPYDASWRFELEVEPAEEARRMDVETGTDGTVPFELVGTVDVPRAGTLDVWRLGSYGGGLFLPIKDALAGTPGGTYGGGRYLLDTVKGADLGTGATPSTLVLDFNFAYNPSCAYDPAWACPLAQAGNTLPVEVPVGERYKG
- a CDS encoding SDR family oxidoreductase → MPRPVLLVTGTSSGIGRATAVEAARSGWQVVATVRDVEHADGLREAIGGAGVELDVQQLDVTEADSVVACLDRVQSVHGGLDVLVNNAGAGHVGITELEDPAELRRVMEVNFFGTVAVTRAALPLLRSSRGRIVTISSVGGAVGQPFNEDYCAAKFAVEGFFEALAPVAAAVGVHVSLIEPGAVRSSFVENVGIDASALMAEAGPYASALGAYLDRTASAFSSSHAQEPEEVAAVVLQTLRDPEPPFRVQTSDWAREFVGLKLADVDGSRVQSTMRGWIGTH